One Oryza glaberrima chromosome 10, OglaRS2, whole genome shotgun sequence DNA segment encodes these proteins:
- the LOC127786293 gene encoding uncharacterized protein LOC127786293 isoform X3, giving the protein MAMMNRTRDLLMEGFEGLVREGSFSWALPRRGASPVDDADDPDSSSSSSAKQPSISGLSPKANAVVSRCSRVLGTSTDELQYDFDMQASDSIKQPRNYARNFLEYCCLRALAHASQVAGYLSDKSFRRLNFDMMLAWEVPSSSSELTVKVEVDNTVSLEAFSRIAPAIPTITDVVTCSNLFDVLSSSSGGRLTFPVYDKYLTGLDRAIKKMKGQSESSLLSTQRSQRGERIVEVDGTLTTQPVLEHVGISTWPGRLTLTDHALYFEALRVVTYDKPKAYELAEDLKQSVKPELTGPWGSRLFDKAVMYKSTTLTEPVIIEFPELAGHFRRDYWLAIISEILYVHRFVRKFDISGVDKEETILKAVLSIMRLQAIEELAIPVSNRFESLLMFNLCDKLPGGDVILETLAGSISSRRSTQVNQPGTSSGRHSMSPFTVLSNLGVVSPINKGERLFVGEIVVGEMSALQKVVNESMNNYKKVELAQATVDGVKVDGLDTNLAVMKELLSPVSELWRFLVLLASWDEPIKSMVFCFSSSYIIIRGWLVYFLVLVLLFSAAFMFLTRLTSHGKPMTEVKVTSPPPMNTMEQLLAVQNAISKVEELVQDANIVLLKIRALLLAFPSQ; this is encoded by the exons atgGCGATGATGAACCGGACGCGGGATCTGCTGATGGAGGGGTTCGAGGGCCTCGTGCGGGAGGGCTCCTTCAGCTGGGCCCTCCCCCGCCGCGGGGCTTCTCCGGTGGACGACGCCGATGACCCCgacagctcctcctcctcctccgccaagCAGCCCTCCATCTCCGGTCTCTCCCCCAAGGCCAACGCCGTCGTCTCTCGCTGCTCCCG GGTACTTGGTACTTCCACGGATGAGCTGCAATATGACTTTGATATGCAAGCATCTGATTCCATAAAGCAGCCAAGAAATTATGCAAGAAATTTTTTGGAATATTGTTGTTTGAGGGCACTTGCACATGCCTCACAAGTTGCAGGGTATCTTTCTGACAAAAGCTTTCGTCGcctaaattttgatatgatgcTAGCTTGGGAAGTTCCCTCTTCTTCAAGCGAGCTCACTGTTAAG GTTGAAGTAGACAACACAGTCAGTTTAGAGGCTTTTTCAAGAATAGCACCTGCAATTCCAACAATCACTGATGTGGTAACATGTTCAAATCTATTTGATGTACTTTCATCTTCAAGTGGAGGCCGGCTTACATTTCCTGTATATGATAAGTACCTTACAGGATTGGACAG AGCAATTAAGAAAATGAAAGGACAATCTGAGTCCTCGCTTTTATCTACCCAGCGGTCTCAGAGAGGAGAAAGGATTGTAGAAGTAGATGGAACATTGACGACTCAACCAGTACTTGAACATGTTGGGATTTCGACATGGCCAG GAAGGTTAACACTTACTGATCATGCTCTTTACTTCGAAGCACTTCGGGTTGTGACCTATGATAAGCCTAAAGCTTATGAGCTTGCCGAAGATCTAAAGCAGTCTGTTAAACCTGAGCTGACTGGTCCATGGGGCTCCCGGCTATTTGACAAAGCTGTTATGTATAAATCAACAACTTT AACAGAACCAGTGATCATAGAATTTCCAGAGTTGGCTGGCCACTTTCGTCGTGACTATTGGCTGGCCATCATATCAGAAATTCTATATGTCCACAGATTTGTTAGGAAGTTTGACATAAGTGGAGTTGACAAAGAGGAAACAATTTTGAAGGCTGTACTAAGCATTATGCGGCTACAAGCTATTGAAGAGTTAGCCATTCCAGTTTCTAATCGATTCGAGTCTCTTTTGATGTTTAATCTATGTGACAAACTTCCCGGAGGTGATGTAATACTTGAAACACTAGCTGGTTCTATATCATCGAGAAGATCAACTCAAGTTAACCAACCTGGCACTAGCAGTGGAAGGCATTCAATGTCCCCCTTTACTGTTCTGTCGAATCTTGGAGTGGTATCACCAATTAATAAAGGTGAGAGACTCTTTGTTGGCGAGATAGTTGTTGGGGAAATGAGTGCCTTGCAGAAGGTAGTTAATGAGTCAATGAACAACTATAAGAAGGTTGAATTGGCCCAAGCCACAGTTGATGGAGTCAAAGTTGATGGCCTGGATACAAACTTGGCAGTGATGAAG GAATTGCTATCTCCCGTAAGTGAGCTATGGAGGTTTTTGGTGTTGCTGGCATCTTGGGATGAGCCGATTAAGTCCATGGTATTTTGCTTTTCATCGTCTTATATCATTATCAG GGGGTGGTTAGTCTAttttcttgttttggtgctcttGTTTTCGGCAGCTTTCATGTTCCTTACAAGACTAACTAGCCATGGAAAACCAATGACGGAGGTCAAAGTGACGTCTCCACCTCCAATGAACACAATGGAGCAGCTCTTAGCTGTTCAAAATGCTATTTCCAAAGTTGAAGAGCTTGTTCAGGATGCAAATATTGTTCTTCTGAAGATTAGAGCTTTATTGTTGGCTTTTCCCTCCCAG TGA
- the LOC127786293 gene encoding uncharacterized protein LOC127786293 isoform X2, with protein sequence MAMMNRTRDLLMEGFEGLVREGSFSWALPRRGASPVDDADDPDSSSSSSAKQPSISGLSPKANAVVSRCSRVLGTSTDELQYDFDMQASDSIKQPRNYARNFLEYCCLRALAHASQVAGYLSDKSFRRLNFDMMLAWEVPSSSSELTVKVEVDNTVSLEAFSRIAPAIPTITDVVTCSNLFDVLSSSSGGRLTFPVYDKYLTGLDRAIKKMKGQSESSLLSTQRSQRGERIVEVDGTLTTQPVLEHVGISTWPGRLTLTDHALYFEALRVVTYDKPKAYELAEDLKQSVKPELTGPWGSRLFDKAVMYKSTTLTEPVIIEFPELAGHFRRDYWLAIISEILYVHRFVRKFDISGVDKEETILKAVLSIMRLQAIEELAIPVSNRFESLLMFNLCDKLPGGDVILETLAGSISSRRSTQVNQPGTSSGRHSMSPFTVLSNLGVVSPINKGERLFVGEIVVGEMSALQKVVNESMNNYKKVELAQATVDGVKVDGLDTNLAVMKELLSPVSELWRFLVLLASWDEPIKSMVFCFSSSYIIIRGWLVYFLVLVLLFSAAFMFLTRLTSHGKPMTEVKVTSPPPMNTMEQLLAVQNAISKVEELVQDANIVLLKIRALLLAFPSQSIETSGCFCVYVTLSPN encoded by the exons atgGCGATGATGAACCGGACGCGGGATCTGCTGATGGAGGGGTTCGAGGGCCTCGTGCGGGAGGGCTCCTTCAGCTGGGCCCTCCCCCGCCGCGGGGCTTCTCCGGTGGACGACGCCGATGACCCCgacagctcctcctcctcctccgccaagCAGCCCTCCATCTCCGGTCTCTCCCCCAAGGCCAACGCCGTCGTCTCTCGCTGCTCCCG GGTACTTGGTACTTCCACGGATGAGCTGCAATATGACTTTGATATGCAAGCATCTGATTCCATAAAGCAGCCAAGAAATTATGCAAGAAATTTTTTGGAATATTGTTGTTTGAGGGCACTTGCACATGCCTCACAAGTTGCAGGGTATCTTTCTGACAAAAGCTTTCGTCGcctaaattttgatatgatgcTAGCTTGGGAAGTTCCCTCTTCTTCAAGCGAGCTCACTGTTAAG GTTGAAGTAGACAACACAGTCAGTTTAGAGGCTTTTTCAAGAATAGCACCTGCAATTCCAACAATCACTGATGTGGTAACATGTTCAAATCTATTTGATGTACTTTCATCTTCAAGTGGAGGCCGGCTTACATTTCCTGTATATGATAAGTACCTTACAGGATTGGACAG AGCAATTAAGAAAATGAAAGGACAATCTGAGTCCTCGCTTTTATCTACCCAGCGGTCTCAGAGAGGAGAAAGGATTGTAGAAGTAGATGGAACATTGACGACTCAACCAGTACTTGAACATGTTGGGATTTCGACATGGCCAG GAAGGTTAACACTTACTGATCATGCTCTTTACTTCGAAGCACTTCGGGTTGTGACCTATGATAAGCCTAAAGCTTATGAGCTTGCCGAAGATCTAAAGCAGTCTGTTAAACCTGAGCTGACTGGTCCATGGGGCTCCCGGCTATTTGACAAAGCTGTTATGTATAAATCAACAACTTT AACAGAACCAGTGATCATAGAATTTCCAGAGTTGGCTGGCCACTTTCGTCGTGACTATTGGCTGGCCATCATATCAGAAATTCTATATGTCCACAGATTTGTTAGGAAGTTTGACATAAGTGGAGTTGACAAAGAGGAAACAATTTTGAAGGCTGTACTAAGCATTATGCGGCTACAAGCTATTGAAGAGTTAGCCATTCCAGTTTCTAATCGATTCGAGTCTCTTTTGATGTTTAATCTATGTGACAAACTTCCCGGAGGTGATGTAATACTTGAAACACTAGCTGGTTCTATATCATCGAGAAGATCAACTCAAGTTAACCAACCTGGCACTAGCAGTGGAAGGCATTCAATGTCCCCCTTTACTGTTCTGTCGAATCTTGGAGTGGTATCACCAATTAATAAAGGTGAGAGACTCTTTGTTGGCGAGATAGTTGTTGGGGAAATGAGTGCCTTGCAGAAGGTAGTTAATGAGTCAATGAACAACTATAAGAAGGTTGAATTGGCCCAAGCCACAGTTGATGGAGTCAAAGTTGATGGCCTGGATACAAACTTGGCAGTGATGAAG GAATTGCTATCTCCCGTAAGTGAGCTATGGAGGTTTTTGGTGTTGCTGGCATCTTGGGATGAGCCGATTAAGTCCATGGTATTTTGCTTTTCATCGTCTTATATCATTATCAG GGGGTGGTTAGTCTAttttcttgttttggtgctcttGTTTTCGGCAGCTTTCATGTTCCTTACAAGACTAACTAGCCATGGAAAACCAATGACGGAGGTCAAAGTGACGTCTCCACCTCCAATGAACACAATGGAGCAGCTCTTAGCTGTTCAAAATGCTATTTCCAAAGTTGAAGAGCTTGTTCAGGATGCAAATATTGTTCTTCTGAAGATTAGAGCTTTATTGTTGGCTTTTCCCTCCCAG TCTATAGAAACGAGTGGATGCTTCTGTGTTTATGTTACTTTGAGTCCCAATTGA
- the LOC127786293 gene encoding uncharacterized protein LOC127786293 isoform X1 — MAMMNRTRDLLMEGFEGLVREGSFSWALPRRGASPVDDADDPDSSSSSSAKQPSISGLSPKANAVVSRCSRVLGTSTDELQYDFDMQASDSIKQPRNYARNFLEYCCLRALAHASQVAGYLSDKSFRRLNFDMMLAWEVPSSSSELTVKVEVDNTVSLEAFSRIAPAIPTITDVVTCSNLFDVLSSSSGGRLTFPVYDKYLTGLDRAIKKMKGQSESSLLSTQRSQRGERIVEVDGTLTTQPVLEHVGISTWPGRLTLTDHALYFEALRVVTYDKPKAYELAEDLKQSVKPELTGPWGSRLFDKAVMYKSTTLTEPVIIEFPELAGHFRRDYWLAIISEILYVHRFVRKFDISGVDKEETILKAVLSIMRLQAIEELAIPVSNRFESLLMFNLCDKLPGGDVILETLAGSISSRRSTQVNQPGTSSGRHSMSPFTVLSNLGVVSPINKGERLFVGEIVVGEMSALQKVVNESMNNYKKVELAQATVDGVKVDGLDTNLAVMKELLSPVSELWRFLVLLASWDEPIKSMVFCFSSSYIIIRGWLVYFLVLVLLFSAAFMFLTRLTSHGKPMTEVKVTSPPPMNTMEQLLAVQNAISKVEELVQDANIVLLKIRALLLAFPSQATDRAILALVVMALSLAFVPTRLLVLMMFLEAFTNHSPPRRASTERWTRRLREWWFSIPAAPVVVEKDKEDKKTK, encoded by the exons atgGCGATGATGAACCGGACGCGGGATCTGCTGATGGAGGGGTTCGAGGGCCTCGTGCGGGAGGGCTCCTTCAGCTGGGCCCTCCCCCGCCGCGGGGCTTCTCCGGTGGACGACGCCGATGACCCCgacagctcctcctcctcctccgccaagCAGCCCTCCATCTCCGGTCTCTCCCCCAAGGCCAACGCCGTCGTCTCTCGCTGCTCCCG GGTACTTGGTACTTCCACGGATGAGCTGCAATATGACTTTGATATGCAAGCATCTGATTCCATAAAGCAGCCAAGAAATTATGCAAGAAATTTTTTGGAATATTGTTGTTTGAGGGCACTTGCACATGCCTCACAAGTTGCAGGGTATCTTTCTGACAAAAGCTTTCGTCGcctaaattttgatatgatgcTAGCTTGGGAAGTTCCCTCTTCTTCAAGCGAGCTCACTGTTAAG GTTGAAGTAGACAACACAGTCAGTTTAGAGGCTTTTTCAAGAATAGCACCTGCAATTCCAACAATCACTGATGTGGTAACATGTTCAAATCTATTTGATGTACTTTCATCTTCAAGTGGAGGCCGGCTTACATTTCCTGTATATGATAAGTACCTTACAGGATTGGACAG AGCAATTAAGAAAATGAAAGGACAATCTGAGTCCTCGCTTTTATCTACCCAGCGGTCTCAGAGAGGAGAAAGGATTGTAGAAGTAGATGGAACATTGACGACTCAACCAGTACTTGAACATGTTGGGATTTCGACATGGCCAG GAAGGTTAACACTTACTGATCATGCTCTTTACTTCGAAGCACTTCGGGTTGTGACCTATGATAAGCCTAAAGCTTATGAGCTTGCCGAAGATCTAAAGCAGTCTGTTAAACCTGAGCTGACTGGTCCATGGGGCTCCCGGCTATTTGACAAAGCTGTTATGTATAAATCAACAACTTT AACAGAACCAGTGATCATAGAATTTCCAGAGTTGGCTGGCCACTTTCGTCGTGACTATTGGCTGGCCATCATATCAGAAATTCTATATGTCCACAGATTTGTTAGGAAGTTTGACATAAGTGGAGTTGACAAAGAGGAAACAATTTTGAAGGCTGTACTAAGCATTATGCGGCTACAAGCTATTGAAGAGTTAGCCATTCCAGTTTCTAATCGATTCGAGTCTCTTTTGATGTTTAATCTATGTGACAAACTTCCCGGAGGTGATGTAATACTTGAAACACTAGCTGGTTCTATATCATCGAGAAGATCAACTCAAGTTAACCAACCTGGCACTAGCAGTGGAAGGCATTCAATGTCCCCCTTTACTGTTCTGTCGAATCTTGGAGTGGTATCACCAATTAATAAAGGTGAGAGACTCTTTGTTGGCGAGATAGTTGTTGGGGAAATGAGTGCCTTGCAGAAGGTAGTTAATGAGTCAATGAACAACTATAAGAAGGTTGAATTGGCCCAAGCCACAGTTGATGGAGTCAAAGTTGATGGCCTGGATACAAACTTGGCAGTGATGAAG GAATTGCTATCTCCCGTAAGTGAGCTATGGAGGTTTTTGGTGTTGCTGGCATCTTGGGATGAGCCGATTAAGTCCATGGTATTTTGCTTTTCATCGTCTTATATCATTATCAG GGGGTGGTTAGTCTAttttcttgttttggtgctcttGTTTTCGGCAGCTTTCATGTTCCTTACAAGACTAACTAGCCATGGAAAACCAATGACGGAGGTCAAAGTGACGTCTCCACCTCCAATGAACACAATGGAGCAGCTCTTAGCTGTTCAAAATGCTATTTCCAAAGTTGAAGAGCTTGTTCAGGATGCAAATATTGTTCTTCTGAAGATTAGAGCTTTATTGTTGGCTTTTCCCTCCCAG GCCACTGATAGAGCTATACTTGCCTTGGTAGTGATGGCTCTGAGCCTTGCATTCGTGCCCACAAGGTTGCTTGTCCTGATGATGTTTCTGGAGGCATTCACGAACCACTCCCCACCAAGGAGAGCAAGCACAGAAAGGTGGACCAGAAGGTTAAGAGAGTGGTGGTTCAGCATTCCTGCAGCTCCAGTAGTCGTGGAGAAGGATAAAGaagacaagaaaacaaaataa